In Polaribacter sp. Hel_I_88, the following proteins share a genomic window:
- a CDS encoding T9SS type A sorting domain-containing protein, which produces MLSFNNKRRTRINISFNLVVIVFFTLLSSKISAQWNQPQWVVDAYEPYVHNFVHNGTDEALAYRLLRPINFDESQNYPVVITLHGASGFNKVKANDYNINSLRYINQEFAKDSIRLAHPTYVVCLQAIKFEDGSNDMWKRKHLEGAKQIIAELPNVNLNKIYVMGQSAGGHGTNRFISIDSDYFAAAIATAADGSKIKEEDRDKLINFNMWVMHGDNDGTIPYAGNVELFNYMKSKNGLMKFTTFIRRGHSTEDFMVGNYADEGKVSVVDTDRKTGETTTKTYDYTTQYAGPDSDREANTLDWLFSKSTNQSLSLNDKDIENLYVYPNPTNANIKWNNSMQIDEVLIYNLVGKTLLKIKSPSSNSVDVSNFPKGLYILKISSKNRVFIRKILKKE; this is translated from the coding sequence ATGTTATCATTCAACAATAAAAGAAGAACCAGAATAAATATTAGTTTTAATTTAGTGGTAATCGTTTTTTTTACGTTGCTATCCAGTAAAATTTCCGCTCAATGGAATCAACCCCAATGGGTCGTAGATGCTTATGAACCTTATGTTCATAATTTTGTTCATAATGGTACAGACGAGGCTTTGGCATATCGTTTGTTAAGACCAATCAATTTTGATGAGTCACAAAATTATCCGGTGGTAATTACGTTACATGGAGCTTCTGGTTTTAATAAAGTGAAAGCAAATGACTACAATATTAATAGTCTTAGATATATCAATCAAGAATTTGCTAAAGATTCCATTCGTTTAGCACATCCAACTTATGTTGTTTGTTTGCAAGCTATTAAGTTTGAAGATGGTTCTAATGATATGTGGAAAAGAAAGCATTTAGAGGGTGCAAAACAAATCATTGCAGAGTTACCAAATGTAAATCTAAACAAGATTTATGTAATGGGACAATCTGCTGGAGGTCATGGTACAAATCGATTTATTAGTATAGATTCAGATTATTTTGCAGCAGCAATTGCAACAGCTGCAGACGGAAGTAAAATCAAAGAAGAGGACAGAGACAAGCTGATCAATTTTAATATGTGGGTAATGCATGGCGATAATGATGGTACAATTCCTTACGCAGGTAATGTAGAGTTGTTTAATTATATGAAGTCTAAAAATGGGCTTATGAAGTTTACAACTTTTATAAGAAGGGGACACAGTACAGAAGATTTTATGGTGGGCAATTATGCTGATGAAGGAAAAGTTAGCGTTGTTGATACAGATAGAAAAACTGGTGAAACCACAACAAAAACCTATGATTATACCACGCAATATGCAGGGCCTGATTCTGATCGAGAAGCAAATACCTTAGATTGGTTATTTTCAAAAAGTACCAACCAGAGTTTAAGCTTAAATGACAAAGATATTGAGAACCTTTATGTATATCCAAATCCTACTAATGCTAACATAAAGTGGAATAATTCAATGCAAATAGACGAGGTTCTTATCTATAATTTGGTCGGAAAAACGTTACTTAAAATAAAATCTCCATCAAGTAATAGTGTTGATGTAAGTAATTTTCCAAAAGGCTTATATATACTTAAAATTAGCTCCAAAAATCGAGTATTTATTAGAAAAATTCTTAAAAAGGAATAG
- a CDS encoding sulfatase-like hydrolase/transferase produces MKKIVCGFLVVVLGWFSSIQAQKRPNIILMMADDLGYNDLSSYRELNEQRSKTPPTSQTPYIDNLAKNGLQFTNFYSGAAVCSPSRAALLTGRNATRLGIYNFIPKDVPMHLKDKEITIAEMLKGKNYQTAHFGKWHLASENKGHPEPLDQGFDEAFWTYSNAKPTHKNPVNFIKNRIPLGKLEGYSSHLVVDEAIHWIKKTKDKNTPFYMNIWFHEPHLKVAAPDSLSVKHIYNKDYYGCIENMDYAVGKLMKYLKDNGLEENTIIIFTSDNGSKFDGSNDPLRGKKTFQYEGGVRVPFIVQWKGKISTGKISSEIGHFTDVLPTLANLTNTRVPKDRSIDGENISNVFLSKSKENQRKEPLFFYRYFHDPICMVRLDDLVLLGYYKKPKERLANYDEKEEALFKPKKGDTKNSQWAFQKKHMEAIKTQEPLYFEMYNVKKDVGQHKNILFEHPRLFKKMKKIMLKKRLEMITEGGNWYFKK; encoded by the coding sequence ATGAAAAAAATAGTTTGTGGATTTTTAGTAGTTGTTTTAGGATGGTTTAGTAGCATCCAAGCTCAAAAGCGACCAAATATCATTTTAATGATGGCAGATGATTTAGGCTATAACGATTTGTCTAGTTATCGAGAATTAAATGAACAACGATCTAAAACACCGCCAACAAGTCAAACTCCTTACATAGATAATTTGGCAAAAAACGGACTGCAATTTACCAATTTTTACAGTGGTGCAGCAGTGTGTTCGCCCTCAAGAGCAGCTCTTTTAACAGGAAGAAATGCAACACGATTGGGTATTTATAACTTTATACCTAAAGATGTACCAATGCATTTAAAAGATAAAGAAATTACCATAGCAGAAATGTTAAAAGGTAAAAATTACCAAACAGCTCATTTTGGAAAATGGCATTTGGCGTCAGAAAACAAAGGACATCCAGAACCTTTAGATCAAGGATTTGATGAAGCGTTTTGGACTTATAGCAATGCAAAACCAACACATAAAAATCCTGTAAATTTTATAAAAAATAGAATTCCTTTAGGGAAATTAGAGGGGTATTCTAGTCATTTGGTTGTAGATGAGGCTATCCATTGGATAAAAAAGACTAAAGATAAAAATACACCTTTTTACATGAATATTTGGTTTCATGAACCTCATTTAAAAGTAGCCGCTCCAGATAGTTTATCCGTAAAACACATCTACAATAAAGACTATTATGGCTGCATCGAAAACATGGATTATGCTGTAGGTAAATTAATGAAATATCTAAAAGATAATGGATTAGAAGAAAACACCATCATCATTTTTACATCAGACAATGGCTCTAAGTTTGATGGCTCTAACGATCCACTTCGTGGAAAAAAAACATTTCAGTATGAGGGAGGTGTAAGAGTTCCTTTTATTGTGCAATGGAAAGGAAAGATTTCAACAGGTAAAATATCATCAGAAATAGGGCATTTTACAGATGTATTGCCAACGTTAGCCAATTTAACAAATACACGAGTGCCCAAAGATAGAAGTATTGATGGAGAAAATATCTCCAATGTATTTTTATCAAAATCAAAGGAAAATCAAAGAAAAGAACCGCTCTTTTTTTATCGTTATTTTCATGATCCTATTTGTATGGTAAGATTAGATGATCTGGTTTTATTAGGATATTACAAAAAACCAAAAGAGAGGTTAGCCAATTATGATGAAAAAGAAGAAGCTCTTTTTAAGCCTAAAAAAGGAGACACTAAGAACTCTCAATGGGCATTTCAAAAAAAACATATGGAAGCTATAAAAACGCAAGAACCCCTTTATTTTGAAATGTATAATGTTAAAAAAGATGTAGGTCAGCATAAAAACATATTATTTGAACACCCAAGATTATTTAAAAAGATGAAAAAGATAATGCTTAAAAAACGTCTTGAAATGATTACTGAAGGCGGTAATTGGTATTTTAAAAAATAA
- a CDS encoding GDSL-type esterase/lipase family protein: MKQTYTRKLILIAFLLIRFAILYGQDSNRFTKQVQNLYKKEYHFNPGKKLVVFTGSSSIRKWIDIQDYFPTVNVINNGFGGSEFSDLTHFYDELILKHAPEILFIYEGDNDIGRGKSVHKVKRQAINLVKRIKHDLPNTKVIFISPKPSLARKNIKNKYIRFNKKLQRYCQKTDNIQFADVWTVMMDENGNVFDDIFIADGLHMNKKGYDLWATILEQYLK; this comes from the coding sequence ATGAAACAAACGTATACCAGAAAATTAATTTTAATAGCTTTTTTATTGATAAGATTTGCCATCTTATATGGTCAAGATTCCAATCGGTTTACAAAACAGGTGCAAAATTTATATAAGAAAGAATATCATTTCAATCCTGGAAAAAAATTGGTGGTTTTTACGGGAAGTTCTAGTATTAGAAAATGGATAGATATTCAAGATTATTTTCCTACCGTCAATGTTATTAATAATGGCTTTGGAGGTTCTGAATTTAGTGATTTGACTCATTTTTATGATGAATTGATTCTTAAGCACGCGCCTGAAATTTTATTTATTTATGAGGGAGATAATGATATAGGAAGAGGTAAAAGCGTACATAAAGTTAAAAGACAAGCCATAAATTTAGTCAAAAGAATTAAACATGATCTTCCTAATACAAAAGTTATTTTTATTTCTCCAAAACCTAGCCTTGCTCGCAAAAACATCAAAAACAAGTACATTCGATTCAATAAAAAGTTACAAAGATATTGTCAAAAAACCGATAATATTCAATTTGCTGATGTATGGACAGTTATGATGGATGAGAATGGAAATGTTTTTGATGATATATTTATTGCTGATGGTTTGCATATGAATAAAAAAGGCTATGATTTATGGGCAACGATACTAGAGCAATATTTAAAATAG